One region of Mesobacillus boroniphilus genomic DNA includes:
- a CDS encoding zinc ribbon domain-containing protein → MNGNGCIKCGSTNAGQKDVAMTGTGLSKMFDIQNNQFTVVFCKNCGYSEFYNKEASAGSNILDFFFGG, encoded by the coding sequence ATGAATGGAAATGGGTGTATTAAATGCGGAAGTACGAATGCAGGGCAGAAGGATGTGGCAATGACGGGAACGGGCTTGTCCAAGATGTTTGATATTCAAAATAACCAGTTCACCGTCGTTTTCTGCAAGAATTGCGGATACTCGGAGTTTTACAATAAAGAAGCATCTGCTGGATCGAATATCCTTGATTTCTTTTTCGGAGGGTGA
- a CDS encoding TIGR02206 family membrane protein, translating into MEWFGHGNKAFDFDMFSASHYAILSIFVLVNTIIFTYRKKLSDKRWRKAELGTALSLILIEITNHIWMYKHAVWKLGRSMPLELCNIGLLLAIGLLLTRKKILFELLFFIALLGATQAIITPALTYDFPHFRFFHFFYAHLMIVWVTLYFLWAKGYYPTFSSVIKVVLFINLLLPAILFINKIADGNYWFLRHKPKSPSFMDLLGPYPWYIFSLESLLVFLCLIVWLCLRSRLKREENTSYSES; encoded by the coding sequence ATGGAGTGGTTTGGTCACGGCAATAAAGCTTTCGATTTCGATATGTTTTCTGCGAGTCATTATGCGATACTGTCTATCTTTGTTTTGGTTAATACTATCATTTTTACTTATCGAAAGAAATTAAGTGATAAAAGATGGAGGAAAGCGGAGCTGGGAACAGCCCTGTCATTAATCTTGATTGAGATCACCAATCATATATGGATGTACAAGCATGCTGTCTGGAAATTAGGTCGGTCGATGCCCCTGGAATTATGTAATATAGGTCTCCTGCTCGCGATTGGTTTATTACTAACCAGGAAAAAAATATTATTTGAGCTTTTATTTTTCATTGCTTTATTAGGGGCAACACAAGCCATCATCACACCTGCATTAACCTATGATTTTCCCCATTTCCGCTTTTTCCACTTTTTCTATGCCCATCTGATGATTGTGTGGGTAACCCTTTATTTCTTATGGGCAAAAGGGTATTACCCAACATTCAGTTCTGTTATAAAAGTTGTTCTATTTATCAATCTGCTATTGCCTGCGATCCTGTTCATTAATAAGATAGCTGACGGAAACTATTGGTTTTTACGCCATAAACCCAAAAGTCCAAGCTTCATGGATTTACTCGGACCTTATCCCTGGTACATTTTTTCTTTAGAAAGTTTATTGGTCTTTTTATGTTTAATTGTATGGCTCTGTTTGCGGAGTAGGCTAAAAAGAGAAGAAAACACTTCTTATTCTGAGTCTTGA
- a CDS encoding alpha/beta hydrolase, whose product MAESYQVLEGAEPFFYEGNSVGILVSHGFTGSTQSMRPLGEAYAAQGYTVCGPRLKGHGTHYEDLEQTTYQDWVASVEEGFQWLKERCDTIFVTGLSMGGTLTLYMAEKYPEVRGIVLINAAIDIPAMKPVLQLEGTRFLDAIGSDIKKLGVTELAYEKTPVQSIKEILPFMKVVKEDLSKVSCPALIFVSDDDHVVPPDNSQTIFDHISSETKEIHHMKESYHVATLDNDQKIIIDKTLEFIKKIL is encoded by the coding sequence ATGGCAGAAAGTTATCAAGTGCTTGAAGGAGCAGAACCGTTTTTTTATGAAGGAAACTCTGTAGGTATATTGGTGTCGCATGGTTTTACAGGCTCTACACAGAGTATGAGGCCATTGGGTGAGGCATATGCTGCTCAAGGATACACAGTTTGCGGCCCTCGATTGAAAGGTCATGGCACACATTATGAAGACCTGGAACAAACAACCTATCAGGATTGGGTTGCGTCGGTAGAAGAAGGGTTCCAGTGGTTAAAAGAACGGTGTGATACGATTTTTGTAACAGGCCTGTCAATGGGCGGAACGCTGACCTTGTATATGGCTGAAAAATATCCTGAGGTCAGGGGGATTGTCCTGATTAATGCGGCTATTGACATACCGGCAATGAAGCCTGTCCTCCAGCTAGAAGGGACAAGGTTCCTGGATGCTATCGGTTCCGACATCAAGAAGCTGGGAGTAACGGAGCTTGCATACGAAAAAACTCCGGTTCAATCCATTAAAGAAATATTGCCCTTTATGAAAGTAGTAAAAGAAGATCTGTCGAAGGTTTCTTGTCCAGCCTTAATTTTTGTTTCAGACGATGACCATGTTGTCCCGCCTGATAATTCGCAAACTATTTTTGATCATATCAGCTCTGAAACAAAGGAAATTCATCATATGAAAGAAAGTTACCATGTAGCTACCCTGGACAACGACCAGAAAATCATAATTGATAAAACGCTTGAGTTCATCAAAAAAATACTTTAA
- the gndA gene encoding NADP-dependent phosphogluconate dehydrogenase has product MSKQQIGVIGLAVMGKNLAMNIESRGYSVSVYNRSREKTDEMLEETKGKKIVGTYSIEEFVQSLEKPRKILLMVKAGAATDATIEQLKPHLEKGDIIIDGGNTYFADTQRRNQELSELGLHFIGTGVSGGEEGALHGPSIMPGGQKEAYDLVAPIFQDIAAKVNGEACTTYIGPDGAGHYVKMVHNGIEYGDMQLISESYFMLKHVLGLSAEELHEVFAEWNKGELDSYLIEITADIFTKKDDETGKPLVDMILDTAGQKGTGKWTSQSALDLGVPLPIITESVFARFISAMKQERVEASKVLSGPEATPFNGDREAFIESIRKALYLSKICSYAQGFAQMRAASEEYGWDLNYGDIAMIFRGGCIIRAQFLQKIKEAYDRDPALKNLLLDPYFKEIAESYQQSLREIISAAVMNGIPVPSFSAALSYFDSYRTETLPANLIQAQRDYFGAHTYQRIDKEGIFHTEWME; this is encoded by the coding sequence ATGTCAAAACAGCAAATCGGTGTCATTGGTCTCGCTGTCATGGGAAAAAACCTGGCAATGAATATCGAAAGCAGAGGTTATTCTGTATCAGTATATAACCGCTCAAGAGAAAAGACGGATGAAATGCTTGAGGAAACAAAGGGGAAGAAGATCGTCGGAACTTATTCTATTGAGGAATTTGTTCAATCGCTTGAAAAACCGCGGAAGATCCTGCTGATGGTCAAAGCTGGCGCAGCGACGGACGCGACAATCGAGCAATTAAAGCCTCATCTGGAAAAGGGCGATATCATCATTGACGGCGGTAATACATATTTTGCAGATACCCAGCGCCGAAACCAGGAATTGAGCGAGCTTGGTCTTCACTTCATCGGTACAGGTGTATCGGGCGGGGAGGAAGGCGCGCTTCACGGACCTTCTATCATGCCTGGCGGACAAAAAGAAGCGTATGACCTGGTAGCACCAATTTTCCAAGATATCGCTGCTAAGGTTAATGGTGAAGCTTGCACCACTTACATTGGCCCGGATGGTGCAGGACATTATGTGAAAATGGTACACAACGGAATCGAATACGGTGACATGCAGCTAATTTCTGAATCCTATTTTATGCTGAAGCATGTTCTTGGATTAAGTGCTGAAGAGCTGCATGAAGTGTTTGCCGAATGGAACAAAGGTGAGCTTGATAGCTATTTGATCGAAATAACGGCTGATATTTTTACAAAGAAGGATGATGAGACAGGCAAACCACTTGTCGATATGATTCTTGATACCGCTGGCCAAAAAGGTACTGGAAAATGGACAAGCCAGAGTGCGCTCGATCTTGGAGTGCCGCTGCCAATCATCACAGAATCGGTATTTGCCCGCTTTATCTCCGCAATGAAGCAAGAGCGTGTGGAAGCCAGCAAAGTACTCTCTGGCCCGGAAGCAACGCCATTTAATGGTGACCGTGAGGCATTCATTGAGTCAATCCGCAAGGCGCTTTATTTGAGTAAAATTTGTTCTTACGCACAAGGCTTCGCGCAAATGAGAGCTGCATCCGAAGAATATGGCTGGGATTTAAATTATGGCGATATCGCGATGATCTTCCGTGGAGGCTGCATTATCAGAGCTCAGTTCCTTCAAAAAATCAAGGAAGCATATGACCGCGATCCGGCACTGAAAAACCTGCTGCTCGATCCATATTTCAAGGAAATCGCAGAAAGTTACCAGCAGTCATTACGGGAAATTATTTCAGCTGCGGTCATGAACGGTATTCCAGTGCCAAGCTTCTCGGCTGCACTTTCATACTTTGACAGCTATAGAACAGAAACTTTGCCGGCCAACCTGATTCAGGCCCAGCGCGATTATTTCGGCGCCCATACTTATCAGCGCATCGATAAAGAAGGAATCTTCCACACTGAGTGGATGGAATAA
- a CDS encoding DNA polymerase IV, whose product MKELYPKKGKVILHVDMNSFYASVEAAYDPELKGKPLAIAGNPEERRGIIVTCSYEARKFGVRTTMPLWEAKKLCPELIIKKPNFDRYRTASAAMFDILRQYTEVVEPVSIDEGYMDITDCSDLGAPLEIAESIQKRILEQLDLPCSIGVAPNKFLAKTASDMKKPMGITVLRKRDIPTVLWPFEVGEMHGVGTKTADKLKSIGIDTIGGLALANEIQLKGLLGINGLRLKERANGQDNRQVDPDSVYDFKSIGNSTTLPRDISNQHELLKVLDRLSEQVAARMKRKEAVATTISVMIRFKDRKTITRSQKLQNPVSKQDEIALAAKALFLKHWNGDPIRLLGITGTDLLEADKAVKQLDLFSYEQDAKKEPLINTMSQLREKYGKRIIESAGSQVKRPPSKDNTGAGTSFNKDFLQDRRGKNDNEKKDV is encoded by the coding sequence ATGAAAGAATTGTATCCAAAAAAGGGCAAAGTCATTCTGCATGTTGACATGAACAGCTTCTATGCCTCAGTAGAAGCGGCTTATGATCCTGAATTGAAGGGCAAGCCACTGGCGATTGCAGGCAATCCTGAAGAAAGACGCGGAATCATTGTCACTTGCAGTTATGAAGCCAGGAAATTCGGCGTCCGTACGACAATGCCGTTATGGGAAGCCAAAAAACTTTGCCCGGAGTTAATCATAAAAAAACCGAACTTTGACAGATATCGCACAGCTTCAGCTGCTATGTTTGATATTTTGCGACAGTACACAGAGGTTGTCGAGCCCGTTTCCATTGATGAAGGATATATGGATATAACGGATTGTTCCGATCTTGGAGCGCCTCTGGAGATAGCTGAAAGCATCCAAAAAAGAATTCTTGAGCAGCTTGATTTGCCGTGCAGCATTGGTGTTGCTCCAAATAAATTCCTGGCGAAAACAGCTTCAGATATGAAGAAACCAATGGGAATTACAGTTTTAAGAAAGCGAGACATTCCCACGGTTCTCTGGCCGTTCGAGGTCGGGGAAATGCATGGAGTAGGAACAAAAACAGCGGACAAACTAAAAAGTATTGGAATCGATACTATTGGCGGCCTGGCGTTAGCAAATGAAATTCAGCTAAAAGGACTGTTAGGCATCAACGGATTAAGATTGAAAGAAAGAGCAAATGGCCAGGACAATCGCCAAGTGGATCCGGATTCTGTGTACGATTTTAAAAGCATCGGCAATTCGACTACTCTGCCACGTGACATTTCAAATCAGCACGAGCTCCTGAAAGTTCTTGATAGATTGTCGGAGCAAGTAGCTGCGAGGATGAAGAGGAAGGAAGCGGTCGCCACCACCATCAGTGTGATGATCCGATTCAAGGACAGGAAGACGATCACCCGGAGCCAGAAACTGCAGAATCCTGTATCGAAGCAGGATGAAATAGCCTTGGCCGCCAAAGCGCTTTTTCTGAAGCATTGGAATGGAGACCCTATCCGGCTGCTAGGGATTACGGGCACGGACCTGCTTGAAGCGGACAAAGCAGTCAAGCAGCTTGATCTATTCTCTTATGAGCAGGATGCAAAGAAGGAGCCGCTAATCAATACGATGAGCCAGCTGCGTGAGAAATACGGTAAAAGGATCATTGAGAGTGCTGGTTCACAGGTGAAAAGGCCTCCATCAAAGGATAATACCGGGGCGGGGACAAGCTTTAATAAGGATTTCCTTCAGGACCGTAGAGGAAAAAATGATAATGAGAAAAAAGATGTTTAA
- a CDS encoding methyl-accepting chemotaxis protein, with protein MGEFLCSIGLLEEIITDISNQTNLLALNAAIEAARAGEHGKVFGVVAQEVRKLAEQSAGAADSIRTILEQTGKETNQAVSVMNESQATVLKGNELVEKVATIFTEIAESIEEVSLNGNTVSDAVINANEKMESWHSLPMKSLLHPLDPRYSSSR; from the coding sequence GTGGGGGAGTTTTTATGCAGCATTGGTCTATTGGAAGAAATCATCACCGATATTTCAAATCAAACCAATTTACTGGCATTAAATGCTGCAATTGAAGCGGCAAGAGCTGGTGAGCATGGAAAAGTGTTCGGTGTCGTCGCCCAGGAGGTTCGCAAGCTCGCTGAACAATCAGCTGGGGCAGCAGACAGCATCCGCACCATCCTTGAGCAGACTGGGAAAGAAACAAATCAGGCTGTGAGTGTTATGAATGAAAGCCAGGCAACCGTACTAAAAGGCAATGAGCTTGTGGAGAAAGTTGCCACAATTTTCACAGAGATTGCCGAATCGATTGAGGAAGTAAGTTTAAATGGCAACACAGTAAGCGATGCAGTCATCAATGCTAATGAGAAGATGGAATCATGGCACAGTCTGCCAATGAAGTCATTACTGCATCCTCTAGATCCGCGTTATTCCTCGAGCAGGTAG
- a CDS encoding chemotaxis protein CheW gives MADSNKTVVFQAGNEEYAFPILYVVSIEKMEGMTAIPHMPDYVTGITKVRGELIPVIDLEKVLYNRDIQVEDKTRLIVIETAEISMGVLVRDAKEILEIPAENLKQPGLVAYQKTRFITGVATFDKRMIMLIDPETLIQSLEGVKEIKEYMKTQKQEVHN, from the coding sequence ATGGCTGATAGCAATAAGACGGTAGTGTTTCAAGCGGGGAATGAAGAATATGCGTTTCCGATTCTGTACGTCGTTTCCATTGAAAAGATGGAAGGGATGACAGCGATCCCGCATATGCCTGATTATGTAACAGGCATCACGAAAGTAAGGGGAGAGTTGATTCCGGTTATTGACCTGGAAAAGGTGCTTTACAACCGGGATATTCAAGTCGAAGACAAAACCAGGCTGATTGTTATAGAAACGGCAGAAATTTCAATGGGTGTACTTGTGAGGGATGCAAAGGAGATTCTTGAAATTCCTGCGGAAAACCTTAAGCAGCCGGGCCTTGTAGCATATCAGAAGACACGGTTCATAACGGGTGTGGCCACTTTTGACAAACGGATGATTATGTTGATTGACCCGGAAACATTGATCCAATCACTTGAAGGCGTCAAAGAAATAAAGGAATATATGAAGACTCAAAAGCAAGAAGTACATAATTAG